From a single Pseudalkalibacillus hwajinpoensis genomic region:
- a CDS encoding glycine betaine ABC transporter substrate-binding protein — protein MNKWKKELSFILSILMVVVLTACGSISGESSSDQAGSESEGKDKTLTIGQINWAENIAVTNMWKVILEDKGYNVKLNYLNMGSTMTALESGDLDASLEVWLPVQDANYLEKYQDTVNFSDATWFDNAKVGLVVPTYLEDINSVKDLNENKEMFDSEIVGFDPGAGTMDVTEQLIKDYDLDYELLPSSESAMLAEINKAVKDEEPIVAPLWSPHWAISKYDLKFLEDPQNTFGGVEKIHHATRQGFEEDYPEVSKWFKNWKMDDQQIGELIDYVESSEEPLDGAAKWVEENPDLIDEWVK, from the coding sequence ATGAACAAGTGGAAAAAAGAACTTAGTTTTATTTTATCGATCCTAATGGTTGTTGTACTGACAGCATGCGGAAGCATTAGTGGGGAATCAAGCAGTGACCAAGCAGGTTCAGAATCAGAGGGAAAGGATAAAACATTAACGATTGGTCAAATTAACTGGGCTGAAAATATTGCCGTAACAAATATGTGGAAAGTCATTTTAGAAGATAAAGGGTATAACGTGAAGTTAAACTATTTAAATATGGGTTCTACGATGACGGCGTTAGAAAGTGGCGATCTAGATGCTAGTTTAGAAGTATGGTTACCCGTCCAAGATGCTAATTATTTGGAGAAATATCAAGATACGGTTAATTTCTCAGATGCTACTTGGTTTGACAATGCAAAAGTAGGACTTGTTGTTCCAACCTATTTAGAAGACATTAATAGCGTGAAAGACTTAAATGAAAATAAAGAAATGTTCGATAGCGAAATTGTTGGTTTTGATCCTGGCGCAGGTACGATGGACGTTACGGAACAATTAATTAAGGACTATGATCTCGATTATGAACTACTACCAAGCTCTGAGTCCGCAATGTTAGCTGAAATTAACAAAGCAGTAAAAGATGAAGAACCAATCGTAGCGCCACTTTGGAGCCCACACTGGGCAATCTCCAAATATGACTTAAAATTTCTGGAAGATCCACAAAATACATTCGGTGGTGTAGAGAAAATTCACCATGCTACAAGACAAGGATTTGAAGAAGATTATCCAGAAGTAAGCAAGTGGTTTAAAAATTGGAAGATGGATGATCAACAAATCGGTGAGCTAATTGACTACGTAGAAAGTAGCGAAGAGCCTCTTGATGGGGCTGCGAAATGGGTTGAAGAGAATCCAGATTTGATTGATGAATGGGTAAAATAA
- the cudC gene encoding choline uptake/conversion transcriptional regulator CudC gives MSESTERPTIKIEEAKDKVIGAIAETMDLYGVTPAAANLYATMYFKDQMTLDEMRTELEMSKPSMSTSVRKLQEIKMVKKTFTRGSRKHTYVAEKNFFRSFMAFYCQMWEREAKMNLEAIEEAQEDFIDVIKDSTSTPEIVAKAKTYYDQLEESKKYYHWLEDLVESIRSGKIFEFLPKDQQD, from the coding sequence ATGAGTGAATCTACTGAAAGACCCACTATTAAAATAGAAGAAGCCAAAGATAAAGTCATTGGCGCCATTGCAGAGACGATGGATTTATATGGAGTAACACCAGCTGCTGCAAATTTATACGCAACGATGTACTTTAAAGATCAGATGACACTTGATGAAATGCGTACGGAACTCGAAATGAGTAAACCAAGTATGAGTACTAGCGTCCGCAAGCTTCAAGAAATAAAAATGGTAAAAAAAACATTTACACGCGGTTCCAGGAAACATACTTATGTAGCTGAGAAAAATTTCTTTCGTTCCTTTATGGCGTTTTATTGTCAGATGTGGGAACGCGAAGCGAAAATGAATTTGGAAGCAATTGAGGAAGCACAAGAAGATTTCATAGATGTCATAAAAGATTCCACCAGCACACCAGAAATTGTTGCAAAAGCAAAGACATACTATGATCAATTAGAAGAATCTAAAAAATACTATCACTGGTTGGAAGACTTAGTTGAAAGTATAAGAAGCGGTAAGATATTCGAATTCTTACCGAAAGATCAACAAGATTAA
- the betA gene encoding choline dehydrogenase: MSETYDIVIVGGGSAGSVLGDRLSEDGTKSVLVLEAGRKDYSWDLLIQMPAALPFPAGKSLYDWKYESDPEPYMNGRRIKHARGKLLGGSSSINGMIYQRGNPLDYERWGADNGMETWDFAHCLPYFKRLENALASPDDDLRGHDGPIKLERGPAKNPLFQAFFNAGVEAGYSRTPDVNGFRQEGFGPFDKHVYKGQRLSASRAYLHPAMKRENLTVKTRAFVSSIDFEGTRAKGLTYQQNGKTHQVQAGEVILSGGAINTPQILQLSGVGDAKHLRSLGIEPVVDLPGVGENLQDHLEVYIQHACPQPVSEQPNLSKARMPWIGLQWMLGRTGPAATNHFEGGGFVRSNEEVAYPNLMFHFLPVAVRYDGQKAETDHGFQVHVGPMYSDARGSLKIRSKNPKEHPSMVYNYLSTEQDKREWVEAIRVSREIMSQPAMKPYNSGEISPGPSVSTDEEILEWVRNDAETALHPSCTAKMGPASDPMSVVDPKTMKVHGLDNVRVVDASAMPYVTNGNIHAPVLMLAEKAADLILGRKPLEPIDADFYRHGVHPADKGTVSK, from the coding sequence ATGAGTGAAACATACGACATTGTGATCGTCGGCGGCGGTAGTGCGGGTTCTGTACTCGGCGATCGTCTAAGTGAAGATGGAACAAAAAGTGTTCTTGTTTTAGAGGCAGGACGCAAAGATTATTCATGGGACCTATTGATCCAAATGCCGGCAGCTTTGCCGTTTCCCGCAGGCAAAAGCCTCTACGATTGGAAATACGAATCTGACCCTGAGCCATATATGAATGGACGACGTATCAAGCATGCTCGAGGAAAGCTGCTCGGAGGCTCGAGTTCAATCAACGGTATGATTTATCAACGCGGAAATCCGCTTGACTATGAACGCTGGGGAGCCGACAATGGTATGGAAACGTGGGATTTTGCGCACTGTCTTCCGTATTTCAAACGCTTGGAAAATGCTTTAGCATCACCAGATGATGATCTTCGCGGTCATGACGGTCCTATCAAATTGGAACGCGGGCCAGCCAAAAATCCTTTATTCCAAGCCTTCTTTAATGCAGGTGTAGAGGCTGGTTACTCACGAACTCCTGATGTGAACGGTTTTCGCCAGGAGGGATTCGGCCCGTTTGATAAGCATGTGTACAAAGGGCAGCGGTTGTCAGCGTCACGTGCCTATCTACATCCAGCAATGAAACGTGAGAACCTAACGGTAAAGACTCGTGCTTTCGTTTCTAGTATCGACTTCGAAGGTACGCGAGCCAAAGGATTGACATATCAACAAAATGGGAAGACTCATCAAGTTCAAGCAGGTGAAGTCATCCTCTCAGGCGGTGCAATCAACACGCCGCAGATACTTCAACTGTCAGGTGTGGGAGATGCTAAACACCTTCGCTCACTTGGCATTGAACCGGTCGTTGACCTGCCAGGTGTAGGAGAAAACCTCCAGGATCATCTCGAAGTCTACATCCAACACGCTTGTCCGCAGCCTGTTTCCGAACAGCCTAACTTAAGTAAGGCGCGCATGCCTTGGATTGGTTTGCAGTGGATGCTCGGACGAACTGGACCGGCAGCGACCAATCATTTCGAAGGCGGAGGTTTCGTCCGTTCGAACGAGGAGGTCGCCTACCCGAATTTGATGTTCCACTTCCTTCCGGTAGCGGTACGGTACGATGGACAAAAAGCGGAAACTGATCACGGATTCCAAGTTCATGTTGGGCCTATGTACTCTGATGCCCGGGGATCATTAAAGATTCGTTCGAAAAATCCGAAAGAGCATCCGAGCATGGTCTATAACTATCTTTCTACTGAACAGGACAAGCGCGAGTGGGTTGAAGCGATAAGAGTTTCTCGTGAAATTATGTCTCAACCAGCTATGAAACCTTACAATTCAGGGGAGATCTCACCTGGCCCTTCCGTTAGTACAGACGAAGAAATTTTGGAATGGGTAAGAAATGACGCTGAAACTGCCCTTCATCCGTCTTGCACGGCAAAGATGGGGCCAGCTTCAGACCCTATGTCTGTCGTAGATCCGAAAACCATGAAGGTCCACGGGCTCGACAATGTACGAGTGGTCGATGCGTCTGCCATGCCTTACGTTACAAACGGCAATATCCATGCACCTGTATTGATGTTAGCGGAAAAGGCAGCGGATCTCATCCTTGGACGTAAACCGCTGGAGCCTATTGATGCCGACTTCTATCGTCATGGAGTACATCCGGCCGATAAAGGCACAGTATCCAAATAA
- a CDS encoding SRPBCC family protein, producing METLQDIKQTVIFEASIQKVWETVSTSEGIALWFMPNDFEPEVGHEFHIQSPFGPSPCRVLEVDKPNKVSFLWDTDGWEVTFLLKEIGEKTEFTLIHSGWASPDTVLPKANEKSSVIRDRMDNGWVGIVNERLRKVVER from the coding sequence TTGGAGACATTACAAGATATTAAGCAAACGGTAATATTTGAAGCATCTATCCAAAAAGTATGGGAGACGGTATCGACTTCAGAGGGGATTGCCTTATGGTTTATGCCAAATGATTTTGAACCTGAAGTAGGACACGAATTTCATATACAGTCCCCATTCGGTCCATCTCCTTGCAGAGTATTAGAAGTTGATAAACCAAACAAAGTTTCTTTTTTATGGGATACAGATGGTTGGGAAGTTACGTTTCTTTTAAAAGAGATAGGTGAAAAAACGGAGTTTACACTTATCCATAGTGGTTGGGCATCTCCTGATACTGTTCTTCCAAAAGCGAATGAGAAAAGTTCAGTGATTCGTGACAGAATGGACAACGGTTGGGTTGGGATTGTAAATGAAAGACTTCGAAAGGTTGTTGAAAGATAA
- a CDS encoding class I SAM-dependent DNA methyltransferase, with product MENNVFEQMANRYDTEERIELAKVVVKEIKPELRSSKSKSLIDYGSGTGLISLELSSLVDSILLVDSSKQMLEVAKAKIIHKKITNSKVLYSDFTQETPELKADIVLMSLVLLHIPDTKKILQELFNILNNGGKLIIIDFDKNDKIDHPKVHNGFSHEELKKRLSEVGFKSIEIKTFYHGNRIFMNQDASMFISSSTK from the coding sequence TTGGAAAATAACGTTTTTGAACAGATGGCAAATAGATATGATACAGAAGAAAGAATTGAATTAGCTAAAGTTGTAGTTAAGGAAATAAAACCAGAATTACGAAGTAGTAAATCAAAATCTTTAATTGACTACGGGAGTGGTACTGGTCTAATTAGCTTAGAATTATCAAGTTTAGTGGATTCTATTTTGTTGGTAGATTCATCAAAACAAATGTTAGAGGTTGCGAAAGCTAAAATTATTCACAAAAAAATTACCAACTCAAAAGTACTTTATTCAGATTTCACTCAAGAAACTCCTGAACTTAAGGCAGACATAGTTTTAATGTCACTAGTCCTTCTACATATTCCGGATACTAAAAAAATTTTACAAGAATTGTTCAACATTTTAAATAATGGAGGCAAGCTAATTATTATTGATTTTGACAAAAACGATAAAATAGATCATCCGAAAGTTCATAACGGTTTTTCGCATGAAGAACTGAAAAAAAGATTATCCGAAGTAGGATTTAAATCAATTGAAATTAAGACATTCTATCATGGAAATCGTATTTTTATGAATCAAGATGCCTCAATGTTTATATCCAGTAGTACAAAGTGA
- a CDS encoding PTS ascorbate transporter subunit IIC: MVDLIMKDILGTPAILVGLFALIGLLLQKKDVANVISGTLKTIMGFVILGAGAGVLVASLDNFSSMFDHAFEIQGIIPNNEAIVALAQDAFGAETAMIMLFGMVANILLARITPFKYIFLTGHHTMFMACLIAVILSTGGFSGATMIITGSIILGSLMVLLPALLQPYTRKITGSDDFAIGHFGSFGYLIAAAVGKAVGKNSKSTEEIKVPKSFNFLRDTSVSVSLTMAILFFVVALFTGPSYIESELSGGTNFLVFSFMQALTFAAGVYIILAGVRMLLSEIVPAFKGIADKIIPNAIPALDVPAVFPFANNAVIIGFFFSFIAGLLSMFLLPLLGLKVIVPGLVPHFFTGAAAGVFGNATGGRRGAVFGSMANGVIISFLPALLLPVLGSLGFEGTTFGDSDFGLVGIILGNLIELLSSKMLFLAIVGVLLAAIFVGASLMKRSKERNNTEDKQEAV; this comes from the coding sequence ATGGTCGATCTAATAATGAAAGATATTCTAGGAACACCGGCGATCCTTGTAGGGTTATTTGCCCTTATCGGTCTTCTCCTTCAAAAGAAAGACGTAGCAAATGTGATATCAGGTACATTAAAAACAATCATGGGATTCGTTATCCTGGGGGCAGGCGCCGGTGTGCTTGTCGCCTCCCTTGATAACTTCAGCAGCATGTTTGATCACGCTTTTGAAATTCAAGGAATCATCCCGAATAATGAAGCGATCGTCGCGTTAGCACAGGATGCATTCGGTGCAGAAACAGCGATGATCATGCTCTTCGGAATGGTAGCAAACATCCTTCTAGCACGCATCACCCCTTTTAAGTACATTTTCTTAACAGGTCATCACACCATGTTCATGGCTTGTCTCATTGCCGTTATTCTTTCAACTGGTGGATTTAGCGGAGCGACAATGATCATCACTGGTTCGATTATTCTCGGATCCCTTATGGTCCTCTTACCTGCCCTATTGCAACCATACACAAGAAAAATTACAGGCAGCGATGATTTTGCGATCGGCCACTTTGGCTCTTTCGGTTATTTAATCGCTGCCGCTGTTGGAAAAGCAGTAGGAAAGAACTCTAAATCTACGGAGGAAATTAAAGTGCCGAAATCCTTTAACTTCCTTCGTGACACATCTGTCTCAGTCTCACTTACAATGGCCATTCTTTTCTTCGTTGTGGCCCTTTTCACAGGACCTTCTTACATCGAATCTGAGCTAAGCGGCGGAACAAACTTCCTTGTATTCTCATTTATGCAAGCGTTAACGTTCGCAGCTGGCGTCTACATCATTTTAGCTGGTGTGAGAATGCTACTATCTGAAATTGTTCCAGCCTTTAAAGGAATTGCAGATAAAATCATACCAAATGCGATACCAGCACTTGATGTTCCGGCTGTTTTTCCATTCGCAAACAATGCCGTTATTATTGGTTTCTTCTTTAGCTTTATCGCAGGACTTCTAAGCATGTTCCTTCTACCGCTTCTAGGACTAAAAGTCATTGTCCCTGGTCTCGTGCCTCACTTCTTCACTGGAGCAGCTGCTGGCGTATTCGGAAATGCAACCGGCGGACGAAGAGGAGCCGTGTTTGGCTCTATGGCAAATGGCGTTATTATTAGCTTCTTGCCAGCCCTGCTACTACCAGTCCTCGGCTCATTAGGTTTTGAAGGCACAACATTTGGAGATTCTGATTTCGGTTTAGTCGGTATCATTCTCGGAAACTTGATTGAACTTCTCTCTTCTAAAATGCTGTTTCTTGCCATCGTTGGGGTTTTGTTAGCCGCTATTTTTGTAGGGGCATCACTAATGAAACGTTCTAAAGAGCGTAACAATACGGAGGATAAGCAAGAAGCGGTGTAA
- a CDS encoding BglG family transcription antiterminator yields MPLDERSTYLLTKLVHTKELITVEHVIEQLGISKRTFHYDLQKINDWLDENKLPIIQTRQGMGYYLSEETKQTVPNLMRELKEWQYHYSQMERVTLIGIELLTNDQPVFMQNFMDLTQVSRGTVSKDLKLVKNLLQEEELVIQYERSTGYVVEGKEENKRRILSRFLTEVLTNEQLIEMTNVLYPLLKNGDEHTYSNLIPMKQIIMNVEPILKVELTDDTIQVLAIQLIVLLQRLKGEHRIQLDPDEKQAVSSTREFEAAKNIAAELESQFNLSPSIEEICFITMHLLGSRVNYSEVSAVGNLEIEKLRKVVSEIVNEFQIYACVLFEQREELEDALFLHLKPTYYRLKYHVPITNELTASVQQEYPDVFSITKRAVWPIESMMSQKLPDDELAYLAMHFGAWMQKEKLPEITFGKALIVCEMGIGTSNILRGQLEKLLTNVEVIGTVSRRQFINNHYQVDYVFSTSSLHHQTLPVLTVNPILTQQGKEKILHWMEEVQSTPNDQVVPTPDIIIELIKKHGTITDEKELRNELNQLFIPSPTTLSTERFDRPMLNDLLHEETIQFASHTTDWKEAIKTAAMPLVTNEQITTSYIDAMIKNVEDLGPYVVIAPGIAIPHARPEEGVNTVGMSLLRLDQEVPFSPKEKHQVKLLIVLAAVDNETHLKALAQLSDLLSEEENLAKIYGAKEKEEIIKLVTKYSN; encoded by the coding sequence ATGCCACTTGATGAAAGAAGCACTTACTTATTAACGAAGCTCGTGCACACAAAAGAATTAATTACGGTCGAGCATGTGATCGAGCAGCTCGGTATATCAAAGCGAACATTCCATTATGACTTGCAGAAGATTAATGATTGGCTAGATGAGAATAAACTCCCCATTATTCAAACAAGACAAGGAATGGGATATTACCTCTCAGAGGAAACCAAACAAACTGTTCCTAACTTGATGAGAGAGCTTAAAGAATGGCAATACCACTATTCTCAAATGGAACGAGTCACTTTGATTGGGATCGAACTCTTAACAAATGATCAGCCTGTTTTTATGCAGAATTTCATGGATCTCACTCAGGTGAGTCGTGGAACAGTGTCAAAAGACTTAAAGTTAGTGAAAAACTTACTTCAAGAGGAAGAGCTAGTCATACAATATGAGCGGTCCACAGGTTATGTTGTAGAAGGGAAAGAAGAGAATAAGCGTAGAATATTGAGTCGATTTCTTACGGAAGTCCTAACCAACGAGCAGCTGATAGAAATGACCAATGTTCTGTACCCTTTGTTAAAGAACGGGGACGAACACACATACTCAAACCTTATTCCGATGAAGCAAATCATTATGAATGTTGAGCCGATTTTAAAGGTCGAGTTAACAGACGATACGATCCAAGTTCTCGCTATTCAACTCATTGTGCTACTCCAACGTTTGAAGGGAGAGCACCGCATTCAACTTGATCCAGATGAAAAACAAGCCGTCTCATCAACAAGAGAATTCGAGGCTGCTAAAAACATTGCAGCAGAACTAGAATCTCAATTTAATCTTTCACCATCTATAGAGGAAATCTGTTTTATAACCATGCACCTACTAGGTTCGAGAGTGAATTATTCCGAAGTCAGTGCGGTAGGTAATCTTGAAATTGAGAAACTTAGAAAAGTTGTTAGTGAAATTGTTAACGAATTCCAAATTTATGCGTGTGTCCTGTTCGAGCAACGTGAAGAACTCGAAGACGCTCTCTTTCTTCACCTTAAGCCAACCTATTATCGCTTAAAGTATCATGTTCCAATCACGAATGAATTAACAGCATCCGTTCAACAGGAATACCCAGACGTTTTCTCTATTACTAAACGAGCCGTCTGGCCGATTGAATCGATGATGTCTCAGAAACTACCAGATGATGAGTTGGCCTATCTAGCGATGCATTTTGGAGCCTGGATGCAGAAAGAAAAGCTACCAGAAATAACGTTTGGAAAAGCTCTTATTGTATGCGAAATGGGAATTGGTACATCAAACATTCTAAGAGGACAGCTAGAGAAGCTTCTGACGAACGTTGAAGTGATCGGAACGGTTTCAAGAAGACAATTCATAAACAATCACTATCAAGTCGATTATGTCTTCTCTACTTCCTCGCTTCACCATCAAACGTTACCTGTCTTAACGGTTAATCCCATTTTGACACAGCAAGGAAAAGAGAAAATCCTTCATTGGATGGAGGAAGTGCAGTCTACACCTAACGATCAGGTTGTACCTACTCCTGACATTATCATTGAATTAATTAAAAAACACGGCACGATTACTGACGAGAAAGAACTTAGGAACGAATTGAATCAATTATTTATCCCATCACCAACCACCTTATCAACAGAAAGGTTTGACAGGCCGATGTTAAATGACTTACTTCATGAAGAAACAATTCAATTTGCCTCACACACAACAGATTGGAAAGAGGCTATCAAAACAGCGGCAATGCCGCTAGTCACAAACGAACAGATCACCACTTCTTATATTGATGCCATGATCAAAAATGTAGAAGATTTAGGGCCTTATGTTGTCATCGCTCCAGGAATCGCCATTCCCCATGCGCGTCCTGAAGAAGGCGTGAATACCGTTGGCATGAGCTTGCTTCGATTAGATCAAGAGGTTCCATTTTCTCCTAAAGAAAAGCATCAGGTGAAATTGTTAATCGTGCTCGCTGCTGTTGATAATGAAACACATCTAAAAGCTCTTGCACAACTTTCAGACCTTCTATCTGAAGAAGAAAATCTAGCAAAGATTTATGGTGCTAAGGAAAAAGAAGAGATTATCAAACTCGTTACAAAATACTCAAATTAA
- a CDS encoding ArsR/SmtB family transcription factor codes for MTAAKHDVFQAIADPTRREVLRLLANKDLPISDITSHFPISRTAVAKHLHILSEAKLVSGKKVGREKIYRLQPEPLVELKQWLSYYEQFWNNKLSILKHVVENDDDN; via the coding sequence ATGACAGCAGCAAAGCATGATGTATTTCAAGCGATTGCTGATCCAACTAGAAGAGAGGTCCTTCGACTACTTGCTAATAAGGATTTACCTATTTCAGACATCACGTCTCATTTCCCCATTAGCCGTACAGCTGTTGCAAAACATCTTCATATCCTCTCAGAAGCAAAATTAGTTAGTGGAAAGAAAGTTGGCAGAGAAAAAATATACCGTTTGCAACCAGAACCATTGGTAGAGTTAAAGCAATGGCTTTCTTATTACGAACAATTTTGGAACAATAAATTATCAATCCTTAAACATGTGGTTGAAAATGATGATGATAATTAG
- a CDS encoding low temperature-induced protein, with product MNNKIIGGVFSNVGSAEQAITELQRHGYGSNDISVFAKDKSKVNVLEEEMETSVTSNKGGRGKNAGKGAGLGALSGGALGGIGGLIAGLGLLAIPGIGQLAAAGPIAAALTGAGVGAGGGGIVGALVGAGMPERDAKQYENHLKDGKIIVIVEASDKVQDKVYRIFLSNKTENKSMYPDHYQNHDHDHTSHYSTTTNNQDGKTTPLKDKAHTESPNTNFTNRTNETRTRSSERHHSSRTRD from the coding sequence ATGAATAACAAAATTATAGGTGGCGTTTTTTCTAATGTAGGAAGTGCAGAGCAAGCCATAACGGAATTGCAACGTCATGGATATGGTTCCAATGACATATCAGTATTTGCTAAAGATAAAAGTAAAGTAAATGTCTTAGAAGAAGAAATGGAAACATCCGTCACATCCAATAAAGGTGGGCGTGGAAAAAATGCTGGAAAAGGAGCTGGGTTAGGAGCTTTATCTGGAGGAGCATTAGGTGGGATTGGCGGTTTAATTGCAGGTTTAGGCCTTCTCGCTATCCCCGGTATCGGACAACTTGCTGCAGCAGGTCCAATCGCCGCTGCCCTTACTGGTGCAGGAGTAGGCGCTGGTGGTGGCGGAATCGTCGGCGCACTTGTAGGTGCTGGAATGCCCGAAAGAGATGCTAAACAGTATGAAAATCATTTGAAAGATGGAAAAATAATCGTAATAGTAGAAGCTTCAGACAAAGTACAAGATAAGGTCTATCGCATCTTCCTATCGAATAAAACCGAAAACAAATCCATGTACCCTGATCATTATCAAAATCATGATCATGATCACACTTCACACTACAGCACTACTACAAACAATCAAGATGGAAAAACAACTCCACTAAAAGATAAAGCACACACTGAAAGTCCAAATACTAACTTTACCAATAGAACGAATGAAACGCGCACAAGATCATCAGAGAGACATCACTCTTCTCGCACACGTGACTAA
- the betB gene encoding betaine-aldehyde dehydrogenase — MNLKLQQYINGKWMGANSGNTRTIINPFNQEVIATVPEGDESDAKAAIAAAREAFDNGEWAYTPATERGAVVRKIAELIERDKEELAHLESLDTGKTVEESRGDMEDIAGVFRYYGELADKDGGELIDSPVSNSISKVVHEPVGVCGQITPWNYPLLQASWKLAPALATGNTLIMKPSEITPLTTIKVFELMEEAGVPAGVANLVLGAGDTIGAELSSNTDVDLISFTGGIATGKKIMQAASVNVKNLALELGGKNPNIVFADADFEIAVDQALNGVFFHAGQICSAGTRLIVEESIHDEFVNALVERVKKFKLGSGFDEDTQMGPLISAEHLAKVEKYVEAGIKEGATLAVGGKRPEDPELQKGFFYLPTIFTDCTTDMSIVQEEAFGPIITVEKFRAEKEAVKLANDSIYGLAGGVWTNDIAKAERCAAKMRMGTVWINDFNLYFPHAPWGGFKQSGIGRELGRAGMEEYTETKHIFQNLKPESINWF; from the coding sequence TTGAATCTAAAACTACAACAATACATAAATGGTAAATGGATGGGCGCAAACTCGGGGAATACGCGTACTATTATTAATCCATTTAACCAGGAAGTTATTGCTACTGTTCCAGAAGGTGATGAATCAGATGCAAAAGCAGCAATCGCTGCAGCAAGAGAAGCATTTGATAACGGAGAATGGGCTTATACCCCAGCAACTGAGCGAGGGGCTGTTGTAAGGAAAATTGCTGAATTGATTGAAAGAGACAAAGAAGAACTTGCTCATTTGGAATCATTGGATACTGGTAAAACAGTAGAAGAAAGCCGTGGAGACATGGAGGATATCGCTGGAGTTTTTCGTTATTATGGAGAACTCGCAGATAAAGATGGCGGGGAGCTAATAGATTCTCCAGTGTCAAACTCTATTAGTAAAGTGGTTCACGAACCAGTTGGTGTTTGTGGGCAAATTACTCCTTGGAATTACCCTTTACTTCAAGCGTCCTGGAAACTGGCTCCGGCGCTTGCGACTGGAAATACTTTAATCATGAAGCCAAGTGAAATTACACCGCTTACTACTATAAAAGTATTTGAACTAATGGAAGAGGCGGGAGTGCCTGCTGGTGTCGCTAACCTTGTTCTTGGTGCAGGTGATACTATTGGCGCAGAGCTGTCTAGTAACACGGATGTAGACCTTATTTCTTTCACAGGCGGCATTGCGACCGGGAAGAAAATAATGCAAGCGGCAAGCGTGAATGTGAAGAATCTCGCACTTGAGCTTGGCGGGAAAAACCCGAATATCGTCTTTGCTGATGCTGATTTTGAGATAGCTGTCGATCAAGCGTTAAACGGAGTATTCTTCCACGCAGGACAAATCTGTTCCGCTGGTACAAGACTGATTGTAGAAGAAAGCATTCACGATGAGTTCGTTAACGCGCTTGTGGAGCGAGTGAAAAAATTCAAGCTGGGAAGCGGGTTTGACGAAGATACCCAAATGGGTCCGCTTATTTCAGCTGAACACCTTGCGAAAGTAGAAAAGTATGTAGAAGCAGGGATTAAAGAAGGTGCTACATTAGCAGTTGGCGGCAAACGCCCAGAAGATCCGGAATTACAAAAAGGATTTTTCTACTTGCCTACTATTTTCACAGACTGCACAACAGACATGAGCATTGTTCAAGAAGAAGCTTTCGGTCCAATTATCACGGTTGAGAAATTCCGTGCAGAAAAAGAAGCAGTAAAGCTTGCTAATGACTCGATCTACGGACTTGCTGGCGGCGTTTGGACAAACGATATTGCAAAAGCAGAACGCTGTGCAGCGAAAATGCGCATGGGTACTGTTTGGATCAATGATTTCAACCTTTATTTCCCACACGCCCCGTGGGGTGGATTTAAGCAATCTGGTATTGGACGCGAACTAGGCAGAGCAGGCATGGAAGAATATACAGAAACAAAGCATATATTCCAAAACCTTAAACCTGAATCGATTAACTGGTTCTAA